A stretch of Triticum aestivum cultivar Chinese Spring chromosome 1D, IWGSC CS RefSeq v2.1, whole genome shotgun sequence DNA encodes these proteins:
- the LOC123172758 gene encoding uncharacterized protein, with the protein MKQEKGQGGGGGKKLGRWLGAPVRALSRACDSYVRKMSACAGAMPTQYAGAVGRGGAGAMRMQAATFSSRSTRRGDDDVGELVRAMSQRQQGSGASPAAAAVPPRSRSVGVGRIDEDAPCDFGADAGRVGLPPPAVRRSRSAAVGSGLPPRVGGGGGFGAATIKKAAPAGVVVHGG; encoded by the coding sequence ATGAAGCAGGAGAAGggtcagggcggcggcggcgggaagaAGCTGGGGCGGTGGCTGGGCGCGCCGGTGCGGGCGCTGTCGCGGGCGTGCGACTCGTACGTGCGCAAGATGTCGGCGTGCGCGGGCGCCATGCCCACGCAGTACGCGGGCGCCGTGGGCCGCGGCGGGGCCGGGGCCATGCGCATGCAGGCGGCCACCTTCAGCTCGCGCTCCACGCGCCGCGGGGACGACGACGTCGGCGAGCTGGTCCGCGCCATGTCCCAGCGCCAGCAGGGCAGCGGCGCCTCCCCCGCGGCCGCGGCCGTGCCGCCCAGGAGCCGGAGCGTGGGGGTGGGGCGGATCGACGAGGACGCGCCGTGCGACTTCGGCGCCGACGCCGGGCGCGTCGGCCTGCCGCCCCCGGCCGTGCGCAGGAGCCGCAGCGCCGCCGTCGGGAGCGGCCTCCCGCcgcgcgtcggtggcggcggcgggttcggCGCCGCCACGATCAAGAAGGCTGCCCCCGCCGGCGTCGTCGTGCACGGCGGCTAG